In the Nerophis ophidion isolate RoL-2023_Sa linkage group LG01, RoL_Noph_v1.0, whole genome shotgun sequence genome, one interval contains:
- the si:ch211-145b13.6 gene encoding T-cell ecto-ADP-ribosyltransferase 2 isoform X1, protein MLKNRDNNLAELTLKEFQLEANILSRHQREEGEKMWDKKQASLALVTVVVVCGAAGAAKQLNMAPDAVDDLYQGCRDEVMKRLIHPEVLGKELSGNPGLRAAWSDKCTRLLPGGVKEHTAALLAYANGNAFREAFNHEVETTGANAGTYERDFHFKSLHFLLTDAMRLRKPAACRNVYRMSDGNYVAEIGARVRFGRFTTVHTDLSMKEDMEDGVYFNITTCFFVSLEGFCGLEEDTAILSPAEEFTVVDVKQVNDYQEVVLKHSKMEALHNCYGFSRATMAPVGKGAAAGVGAPRGLVLALVTLLIFSLNC, encoded by the exons ATGCTGAAGAACCGAGATAACAATTTGGCTGAGCTCACGTTGAAGGAATTTCAACTAGAAGCCAA CATTTTGAGCAGACACCAAAGGGAGGAAGGAGAGAAGATGTGGGACAAGAAGCAAGCGTCCCTCGCACTCGTCACCGTGGTTGTGGTCTGCGGCGCG GCGGGTGCAGCGAAACAACTAAACATGGCCCCGGATGCTGTGGACGACCTCTACCAAGGGTGCAGGGATGAGGTCATGAAGCGCCTGATCCACCCAGAGGTGCTGGGAAAAGAGCTGAGCGGCAACCCGGGCCTCCGGGCAGCATGGAGCGACAAATGCACCAGGCTCCTCCCGGGCGGTGTGAAGGAACATACCGCCGCTCTCCTGGCCTACGCCAACGGGAACGCCTTCAGGGAGGCCTTCAACCACGAAGTGGAGACCACAGGAGCCAACGCCGGCACCTACGAGCGCGACTTCCACTTCAAGTCCCTGCACTTCCTGCTCACCGACGCCATGAGGCTGCGGAAGCCGGCGGCGTGCAGGAATGTTTACCGCATGTCCGACGGCAACTACGTggcggagataggcgccagagtgAGGTTCGGTAGATTCACCACGGTGCACACCGACCTGTCGATGAAGGAGGACATGGAGGACGGGGTCTACTTCAACATCACCACCTGCTTCTTCGTCAGCCTGGAGGGCTTCTGCGGCCTGGAGGAGGACACCGCCATCTTGTCCCCCGCGGAGGAGTTCACGGTGGTGGACGTCAAACAAGTCAACGACTACCAGGAGGTCGTTCTGAAACATTCCAAAATGGAGGCTTTGCACAACTGCTACGGTTTTTCACG GGCGACGATGGCCCCGGTTGGCAAGGGGGCCGCAGCCGGCGTCGGTGCCCCCCGGGGGCTGGTGTTGGCCCTTGTGACCTTGCTGATTTTTTCTTTAAACTGCTGA
- the si:ch211-145b13.6 gene encoding GPI-linked NAD(P)(+)--arginine ADP-ribosyltransferase 1 isoform X2, giving the protein MWDKKQASLALVTVVVVCGAAGAAKQLNMAPDAVDDLYQGCRDEVMKRLIHPEVLGKELSGNPGLRAAWSDKCTRLLPGGVKEHTAALLAYANGNAFREAFNHEVETTGANAGTYERDFHFKSLHFLLTDAMRLRKPAACRNVYRMSDGNYVAEIGARVRFGRFTTVHTDLSMKEDMEDGVYFNITTCFFVSLEGFCGLEEDTAILSPAEEFTVVDVKQVNDYQEVVLKHSKMEALHNCYGFSRATMAPVGKGAAAGVGAPRGLVLALVTLLIFSLNC; this is encoded by the exons ATGTGGGACAAGAAGCAAGCGTCCCTCGCACTCGTCACCGTGGTTGTGGTCTGCGGCGCG GCGGGTGCAGCGAAACAACTAAACATGGCCCCGGATGCTGTGGACGACCTCTACCAAGGGTGCAGGGATGAGGTCATGAAGCGCCTGATCCACCCAGAGGTGCTGGGAAAAGAGCTGAGCGGCAACCCGGGCCTCCGGGCAGCATGGAGCGACAAATGCACCAGGCTCCTCCCGGGCGGTGTGAAGGAACATACCGCCGCTCTCCTGGCCTACGCCAACGGGAACGCCTTCAGGGAGGCCTTCAACCACGAAGTGGAGACCACAGGAGCCAACGCCGGCACCTACGAGCGCGACTTCCACTTCAAGTCCCTGCACTTCCTGCTCACCGACGCCATGAGGCTGCGGAAGCCGGCGGCGTGCAGGAATGTTTACCGCATGTCCGACGGCAACTACGTggcggagataggcgccagagtgAGGTTCGGTAGATTCACCACGGTGCACACCGACCTGTCGATGAAGGAGGACATGGAGGACGGGGTCTACTTCAACATCACCACCTGCTTCTTCGTCAGCCTGGAGGGCTTCTGCGGCCTGGAGGAGGACACCGCCATCTTGTCCCCCGCGGAGGAGTTCACGGTGGTGGACGTCAAACAAGTCAACGACTACCAGGAGGTCGTTCTGAAACATTCCAAAATGGAGGCTTTGCACAACTGCTACGGTTTTTCACG GGCGACGATGGCCCCGGTTGGCAAGGGGGCCGCAGCCGGCGTCGGTGCCCCCCGGGGGCTGGTGTTGGCCCTTGTGACCTTGCTGATTTTTTCTTTAAACTGCTGA